One genomic window of Nicotiana sylvestris chromosome 10, ASM39365v2, whole genome shotgun sequence includes the following:
- the LOC104228867 gene encoding LOW QUALITY PROTEIN: GDSL esterase/lipase At3g26430-like (The sequence of the model RefSeq protein was modified relative to this genomic sequence to represent the inferred CDS: deleted 1 base in 1 codon) — protein MMDLTQIFILLSLMPTQILCVKSCHFPAIFNFGDSNSDTGGLSAAFGQAPYPHGETFFHAPAGRFSDGRLLIDFIAEGLDLPYLSAFLDSIGSNFSHGANFATAGSTIRPQNTTMAQSGYSPISLDVQGVQFSDFHTRSQTIRLKGNIFGQLLPKEEDFSQALYTFNIGQNDLTAGYRLNMSTEQVKAYVPDLLSQLSNVIKKIYAQGGRSFWIHNTGPVGCLPYIMDRFLITAAQIDKYGCADPFNEVANYFNLQLKKTVVKLRKELPLAAITYIDVYSVKYSLIGHAEKLGFEDPFLACCGHGGKYNYNRFIKCGSKKVLNGKEIVIAPSCKDPSVRVSWDGTHFTEAANKWIFDQIVNGSFSDPPVPLSLACNRVNH, from the exons aTGATGGACTTAACACAGATTTTTATACTATTGTCTTTAATGCCAACTCAAATACTATGTGTTAAGAGTTGCCATTTTCCAGCCATTTTTAACTTTGGTGACTCGAACTCAGATACTGGTGGTCTTTCAGCAGCATTTGGACAAGCACCTTATCCCCATGGTGAAACTTTTTTTCATGCCCCTGCTGGTCGCTTCTCAGATGGCCGTCTCCTCATTGATTTCATTG CTGAAGGCTTAGATTTGCCTTATCTTAGCGCGTTCCTCGATTCGATTGGTTCCAACTTCAGCCATGGAGCTAATTTTGCCACAGCAGGATCAACAATTAGACCTCAAAACACAACCATGGCTCAGAGTGGATATAGTCCAATTTCACTGGATGTACAGGGTGTTCAATTCTCAGATTTTCATACAAGATCCCAGACAATTCGCCTAAAAG GAAATATCTTTGGCCAATTGTTGCCAAAGGAGGAAGACTTTTCTCAAGCATTATATACCTTCAATATCGGCCAAAATGATCTCACTGCTGGCTACAGACTTAATATGTCCACTGAGCAAGTAAAGGCTTATGTTCCTGATTTACTCTCTCAGTTATCCAATGTTATAAAG AAAATATATGCACAAGGTGGAAGATCATTTTGGATTCACAACACTGGACCAGTAGGTTGCTTACCATAC ATTATGGACCGCTTTTTGATCACAGCGGCACAAATTGATAAGTATGGATGTGCTGATCCTTTCAATGAAGTGGCAAACTACTTCAACCTTCAGTTGAAGAAAACTGTTGTTAAGCTCAGGAAAGAACTTCCTTTAGCTGCAATCACTTATATTGATGTTTATTCGGTGAAATACTCACTCATCGGTCATGCAGAGAAGCTAG GATTTGAGGACCCATTTTTAGCTTGTTGTGGTCATGGTGGGAAGTACAACTATAACAGATTCATCAAATGTGGAAGTAAGAAGGTGTTGAATGGAAAAGAGATCGTGATCGCCCCATCTTGCAAAGATCCATCAGTTCGGGTTAGTTGGGATGGAACTCACTTCACTGAAGCAGCTAATAAGTGGATATTTGATCAAATTGTTAACGGCTCGTTCTCAGATCCTCCAGTTCCTTTGAGTTTGGCCTGTAACAGAGTTAACCATTGA